GAGGGCAGCCTTGTCGATGCCCCTCTGTAATTCAAATCTTGGGGAGGTTCCATTTGTAAGTCTGATGGAGCTGTTACCGTTGGAGTACATGGTTCTAACTGCTTTGCAAGAAAATTCACCAAAACCGAATCGCTCAGTTgtttgaaatataaaattatgttCAACGGTGTCAAATGTCTTATAGAAGTCTAAGAGAAAGATAAAACTGTCATCAGAACACAGGAACGAGTAATCGATCAGGTCCAAAACAAGCCGATTATTATTAGAAAGATGTCTCTTCCTCATGAACTCCGACTGCGTCTCATCAATAATCGGATCCAGAACATTCTTAAGCTGTTTagcaaagaccttatagtccgtGTTCAATAATGAAATGGGTCACCAATTATCAATGAGTAGATCAGTGTAATCAGGTCTTGTTAGTGTGGGAGGTAAAGTTTCCTGCTCCACACTTTCTAATATCACCTCCAGTAAAAAGGGAGCCAGATTTTCTATAAAGGTTTGATCAAGTTCTGTGGTGAGACCATCAACTCCAGGAGATTTATTAGTTTTAAGATGTTCAACAGcatgagtcacttcctgtatggtTATAGTCTCATCACATTGATCTCTGGCATCCTCAGTAATTTGGGTAAAATCGCTCCGAGTTGAAGAACAGAGTTGCAGACTGATGACAGAAGTTTGCTATTCTACTTGGATCATCGGTAACAGCCCCATTAATGTTGAGCTGCTGGATTAAGTTCAGCTTTGCTTGATGTCTTTCCAGGTTAAAGAAATAAGCTGACTTCTGTTCTCCTTCTTCAGTCCACTTTTCCTTGACCTTATAAAGCACCTTTAGCTTTATATAGatacattttattcagtttattttgttctGAAATTGATGAACGGTCTGTGATTGGCTCTGACGTTGCTCAGTGATgacatgttgttgttgttttgtgtttccagGACGACCCTctgtcctccctccctcccccagGTCCTACTGCCCGCCTTCCTGCCTTCAGTGAGACTGAAGAACCAGGTGAGGCCGATCTGCACCAGAAGCCTACACATGTGAGAGCAGGGCTGCTTCCtgtccctgcctttcacaataaaagctccTTCCATGTCTGTGCTGTGTTCCTGGTAGAAGCTGAATGTTGAAGCAGTGTAAAGTTGTATTCCTCTGAACCCTGAGTAGCAGTAATGCAGCTTTTCTCCTCTAACTCAGTGTTACTGCattcacacagtctcacacactcatgcagcTCTTTGTCTCACATTCATAACTGATGCATCGGGTTCACAGTGTTTCCCAGGGACACTTCAGTCCTCAGACTGGAGGAGCGGGATCGAACCCTGACCTTCTGATCGGTGGGCGACCcgctttacctcctgagccgTCCCAGCGTTAATGATTCGAAGCAGAGAATTACAATCAGGTCAAAGGTGTAATGTTACAGCCTGCATATAGTTTCCACTCTCACACATTAATGGACCAATCAGGGAGAAGGTCACAGTAGGAAacacgatgatgatgatgaagaaccTCAGAAACAAAGGCTGAAGGTCGAAGACGTTTTCTGTCCTTCGTCTTCTGTGTCTGTGCgtccagagaagaagaagaggaagacgaGGGGCGACCACTTCAAGCAGCGTTTCAGGAAGAACTTCACCACgctgctggaggaggaggtgagtcaCACGCCTCCGCTCctctctctgattggctgagagtCGGCCGTCGGCTGACCcgccctctcctctcctctgattGGTAGAACCTGTCCGAGAAGCCGGAGCCCAACTACCTGTCGGCGGCGGCCCCGCCCTCCTCGCTGCCCCCGCGCCACTTCTGCTGCGTCTGCGGGTTCCCGTCGCACTACACCTGCACCACCTGTGGGGGGCGCTACTGCAGCAGCAAGTGtctgtgcacacacagagaaaccaggtgaacacacacacacacacacacacacacaggtctcaGATCTGATTGGTCAGGTTAGCAGCTTCTTCCTGGAAAATATCCCGACCGGAGTTTTTTTCTCCCGCGTGTCTGCAGGTGTTTGAAGTGGACGCTCTGACTGCCGCCTCTTGTTGCCACGGTGATGGAGGAGGCGTGGCTCATGACGCTGCAGCTGGGGCGGAGCTTGAACCGTTTGTGTCTCTGCTGGCTGCTCTGAGAGACAcagactcacctgtgcaggtggacAGGAGGACACACGAtctgatgtcacagtgatgtcacagtgatgtcacagaCCCACTGAGGGATTTGGCTGCTTCTCAGTGTTTCTGTATATTTTCCTCTAAACTGTCAGTTTGCTGTTAGGAAACGAGGAGAAATGTCGGCTTTGTTGCATCATCGTTTAGTCGATAGAAGCAGATTAACTGAAATATCGGTGACGTCCAGCTGAGCAGGTCAATCCAGCTGTGGCTGCATCTGCACAGAAACTTTAAGGTCTTCTTTGCACATCAAATAAAGCTTCATTCAAAGTGTCCTGATGTTTCAATGAtcctttctgtctctgcaggaCTGAAAATATCAGTTTCCTGTCTGACTCGTTCCACAGCACTTCATCAAACACCCCCACctttgctttggtttttggtggtctgggagcagcaccgactctatggggatggggtttggggggatggcaggaggagagaagctgcagagaggcgtgtaagactgcagctctgcttcctggtctcaaccctgggtagtcagtttttaggagggttaataaatttgggcagatttctagaaatgagagctgctccatccaaagtgggatggatgctcctaacaagaccaggttttccccacaAACTCTGCcgattatctatgaagcccacgtcgttgtttggacaccactcagacaccGTTAGTGTAATGTGATcgacattttattttgatttttaagcatATTTAACACTGCAAAATTTCTCTGATGCTCACATttgaataaatacaacaaaCTCTACAACAGTTGGCTTTGTATTAAAAACATGTCGAATttataaaacagtataaaagcaaaacatgttTAAGTATTAAATATAAAGTACAGATGTACTATAGAAAAAACAGGTTGAACCATCTGTGTATCAAACAGGTTCTTGTTAAGCTGCCTCTGCGACTTCAGCTGCTTTATAAAAAGTGCAGCTTGTTTTCATTGTCAGAACATTGTAAAATCCTCCAgctcacatgtgtcagactcagtCATAGGTCAGGCCAACACTGAAGACACAGAGTCGCAGGACGATCAGGATCAAAAAGAATCATTTTAATCAGTAatgtgaatttgaatggccagaatacagcaactttttcctcaacacattaaaatataaaattatatttttctttaaaaataacatcaggaaaaatttatatatttcaagctgatgaaaatttgcaaatttttcaggtaaaaactgtgatgagAATTTCTGCACTTCACAGTCGGAGAAACGCTGCATATAACATATATCACTTTCATATATCATATGTTtctggtgctacacaaagcactgcaaccTCAATGTCAGCTACAGGTCAGAGCATGGGTCAGAGTGGATCACAGAGTGGGTCAGTGTGGATCAGAGTGGATCACAGAGTGGATCTCAGAGTGGGTCAGTGTGGGTCAGAGTGGGTCAGCAGGCCTGCAGCAGTCTGATGACACTCTGCCAGCTCAGCAGTCTGTGTGCTGATGACGATCTCCAGGTCCATTAATGAGCTTGAAGGACAGAGTGAAATCCCTCCCACAGTCAGCTGCTCCACTGCACTTAAACATTATATATCAGTCAAACATATGGCTGAACTTTAGAGGATAATAAATGGTGATTCTAACAGAGATGATCTGCTACATGTGGATACTATCAGCTCTGACAGCAATGGTCAAAAACAGCTTTGAACAAGCTTTAGATCCAAATGAGTTCCAGAACAATTCCTTTAGTTTAAACTGTTGAACTCCTGTAAACTTTGACTGGGTCGGTTTCCTACCTGAAGAAAGCAGAAGATCATGTGTTCTACTGTATGAAGAACTCTGTCCTTTCAATCCTGGAGCAGCAAACATGGACGGACACACTCGTTTAGCTCAGACAGCTTTAATTAAGATCAGTGTGTTTGTTCACTCTAACAATAACGAGCATTTCTTCACAAATGAGCTCGTCAGAAACAAAAATGTGCTCTTattaaaataaagcttttttccTCAGAGGGATGATCTTTTTTCTCTAGAATTCTACGACTGTGTCTCAGTGCATTCACAGATtgtggaaatgtttgatttgCCTCCATTTTACAAAGATCATTTTCAGGATCTAAATATTTGATGGAAATGTTGCCAGTTATGATGAATGTTTTTGAAATGATAAATCCTGATATTCTGATTTCCTGAGCTGCTCCGATCTTCATGTGCTCTGTTTAGAGGCTTTCTTGAAATGTTTCATCACAGATTCAGGATCAAATTTAATAACATGGAAGGGTTtataaaataaagtcaaatgAAAGCATAAATGCTGAGGTTGAACTTCTGAGCAACAAGATGTGGAGTTTATGAAGTCCAAAGCAGGAGAGTTGTGGATGCCATAATCCACGGCTTCTTCAAACTCCTCATAACTGTGACTCCAACATCTGCTACAGGAAGTGTGGCCTCAAACAGAAGCTGTGGCTTTGGCTGAATTCCTGCTGACTCAGGAATTTCCCTCAGTCCAGCAGCAAACATGAGGATGTCCTCCAGAGACGGATTTCCATTTTTCCCTGGGGAGGTAAGAAGGAGAAAGTGATTTAATGGGAATAAAGTGACAACAATGTGCCCTTACACTTAATAATAAAGCTGCTTTGTACAtttcccagcagctgtaagagcTTCCACAGGAAgtctctgcagcagctgagtCCTCTTGTTTCCTCCTGGTGCTGCCAGGTGGACTGATCTGCATGTGGAAGATGTCCTCCACAGCATCAGCTGTCAGCCTGGTCTCAGTGTAGCACATGAACGAGGAGAAGAGTGAAGGATGCTGCTCCAACATCCAGCATCGCTCGACCCTCTGAAGCTAGCAAACAGTCCTGTTTGAAAATCGATGAGTTCGATGGTTCTTATTAAGGTGGTTTCCCCTCAGCCACAGCATGATCTCACTCTCAACAAGTAAACAGAAGCTACTGTGGAAGAATCAAACCAGTGTTGTTGCCCAGCTGAGACACATCCTGCTGTCAGACAGAGCCCCCCCTCCTCAAACAGCTCTTGCACATTGGTTTCTGTTAGTACTGGGAGGTGGATGGATGTTGGAAACCAAAGAAGTTCATTAGTAATGAAGGTCCCAGCTCTGGATGGAAAGATGGTTTCAGTAGATGAAGTCCTGCTGAATGTGATCAGCTGCtaccttcttcttctcctccagtGTCCTCATGAATCGATAGCAGCCTGCAGGCTGGAGCGAGCTGGGGGGGTTTCAGAGAGTGGCTGCAGCTCATTCAGGGATGTTGCATCCTTTATGTagaatcaaaacacaaacacagatatatGTATTTACTTCTTTCACATTCAGCAGTCTATCAGAATGATGAGGGCTTGGACTGTGGAAATATTTCCACAGTGGAAATTCTGACTCCATAATCTGAGTCCTGTTTCTAACTGGGCTGAAAGAACAGACTGATTGAGGTGACATCCTTCACTCTGTTCCAGTGCAGTCTAACACACTCTGTGATCAACAGTCATTTCCTGCAGTCATGCGTTCAGTTTAGAAGCCAAACTAAATGCAGCTGCTTCCCTTCATTGAGGCTCCTCAGTATCCCAGCCTTCCAAACTCCCTCAGGGAGAGCCTTCTTGGTTTCTTCATCTGCTGCTTCATCAGTTGGAGCCTCAAATGTCTTTGCCAACAAGGTCCATGAAGAGGTTTGGGGAAAGGCAGCGTGGCCCTGGACCACCATCAACCATGGACACTGTGATCATTCTTCCAAcatggaaatatttattttcctctgCAGCTAAAGGAAAAATATGACACTATAACAAACCAGTTGTGAGTGTTGGAAAAACTGTGGTAAAAAATAAGTAGCTTTGCTATCAAATGTGAGGGATTTGGCCTTCAAATATTCTTCTTGTTtttactgctgccatcaaaagGGTGAGAAGTTCTCGAGTAGGTCCACCTGTGTCCAAAGCCTCTTCCACCAAGCCAACATCAGAGAGTTTCCTGATCATGGCACAGTCGGGGCTGCATGCAGACCATCTGAAGCCTCTGCAGGCTCCATCCCAGACATCAGCTGTGTTCATGCTGACTCTGCTGCAGGAAGTTTGGTTCATCTTCAGAGACAGATTTGAGATGATCTGCAGCGTCAGTCCATCAGCTTCATCACTGGAGATTCAAGGAAAGATTGAAACCTTTTCCTCTTTGTGCTTTCAAGCTTTTTGTTGGTATTCATTTGGaagttgtgttttatttgttgtctttttctactttttaaagtcattttcagAAAGCAAACATGAATCTTCAGAATAATCCTCAGTAAACAGACTTTTCAGAATCCTTCTGCATGAATGTGTTTATGATCAGAGCAACAGCTGCAGAGGATGGTTAGACATTTATGTTCCTGTCAAAGGTGGATCAGGAACAGCAGGaacactaatatatatatatatatatatatatatattattgtacTCTGAGATATCAAATCTGCTGCCTTCCTCTGGAAAGTCCTCTCCCTCAGCTCTGAAGAACTGCTGTCAGTGATGACAGGAGTATAAATGTTGGTATGTGTACTGTGGAAGTAAAAGTACAAACACTAGATAACTGCAGTAAATTGTCTGGCTCAGTTTTGGCTCTGCGGTATTTGAGGCTGACAGAAATGTTATGATCAGAGTTATTACATAGAGAAGCTCACTCATTCAAAATAGTGTCTCTGACCATATTATTTCTATAGTGCATTGAAAATAGAAATGAAAGGCTGTGATGGAACATTATGACTAACTTGTAGAAATAAGCTGAAGTATGATCTGCTGAGGTGGATGCTTTTTGGGCTCCATTCTGAACCTGCAGCATAAAGAAACTCACTGCAATAACAAACTGCACATGTAACGGTCCATTTACCTCTGAAATGAAATGCAGCATTATTATCTACAAGAATATGATATAGTTGCACAGTGGACGGCTGGGCTGGTGAAGGTGACCTCTAAAATACAAAGAGTTGAAATGATTAAGAAGATCAGAAAGttacacagcaggaaacattgAAGTGTCCATCAAATCCAAACTTTAAAGAATGAAATCATTAGACATTTCTATCCCTGACACTGAGGCCACATCAATGAGTCAGAAAGCAGCTAACTTACTGATGTCTGGGCTCTGCTCTTCTACTTTCTGGGCTTCTCCAAAGCTGTCAGATAGAATCATGAAACCTTCAACTCATCGTCTGTCACCACTCTAATTCTTACCGCTCTGTATTCCTTTAAAACCTTATTATTGTTCTATCAGGAATTGAATGCAGTGTGTCTGAATGGAGAGCACAAACATCTTGCACTAATAAATCCCTGAAAGTGACCCACAGCACCACTGTGTCAGAGAGAGGTGACATCATGGGTGGCACCCCAACAATACCttcatcatcctcctcatcttctGCATCACCTTCATCTCTGGGACCTTACAGAATATTTGATGATCACAGTTACAGTTCAGTGCTGTTCATCACGCTGGCTGCAAACTTTAACTTTGGTTCCAAACTAAAGCACTgatcacagaaagaaagaaatgagacaATAGAGACAGTAAAAGAGAGAACTCCAATGGTGCCAGTTCTATTTAATGCTCACTTTGTGACATGAAGCCCTCAGGGTGCAGACAAACAGTGTCCTTCTTTGCTGAGCTTTTCCAGCAGCCTCTTTGGAGAGCTGAACTGTAAAAGGTGTGTCAGGAGTATTTTTCCCTGAGAGCCATCAGGGCACAGCAGGACGTTTTCTCCAGCTTCCACATCTTGGTTGGaatctttcacttttttaacGGCAGCACCCAAAAGTTTCTCAGACCACCGACTTGCCCCAACATTTAATGGTAGTGTTTTCCTTCTTTGGGCCTCAGGCCCGTCTTGGTTTAGTTCATAGATCACATATCAGAAAAAAATGGTGGTCACATGTTAGAAAACTGTTTGATTGTGTCAGAAAACAGCCTCACTTTCCAACATTTAGATTATTACCTTCactgtttgatttctttttgcattttcagaacATCCTTCTTTCTGCCTCTTTTCCTTCACGGTACTCAAAGAACTGACTTTCCTGGAAAGGCAGGGAAGTGGAGGAGAGACCATAAAGATCCTTTATTGGTCTATTTTGGCTCATGATCCAAAGGCAAACATGATAACTGAAAACCATATGAACATCCTTTACATAAAACAACTCTGCTTCATTAAAGTcagagcttgtttcagacatttATCTGTCACAGCAGATGCCCATAATTCCCCAACTAGAAACAGattatttcatgtttcatttcattatagTTTAATACAAAGTGTAAACACTAACGAGCTGATCAATTCTCGCCCTCATCATTTTATTAGCTTACAGAACGAGTTCAAGTTCAAATAACAGGGAGATTAAAAATATACCTGTGCAGTGTTCAGGGTCTgcagctgtagctgcagctgctgttttcttacACTGCAGTGCATTTGGcctctcagggccaccgtagAAATCAGTATTTAGACACTGCTGAAGTTCTCCCACCTGCAAAGATGGAGAGGTCTGCAGTCTTTATCATAGGTACACTTCATCTGTGACAGACAGAATGGAACAAAGAAAATCCCTTTGTagcattttaaatcattaatgTGCATTTGATTGCATGAACTAAGTCTAAAGTGGACCTCTGAGTTGATGTATTCTTTTCCAAATCATCTTCAGTGAAGGTGCTGAGAGTGAAACTCCATCTCCTGGCTGGGCTCTCCCTCTGAGGACCTGCAGCCGCTGTTTGTCAGTGTTGCTGTGCTGGATTGATGCTTTGGATGGTGGTGTGTCGATGTGCCGAGGGCAGGCTTGTAGTTGTCGGGGTTGCTGAGAAGGGAATGCAATAAAATGAGCATCATCATGAAAATGGTATTGATTTGAAGACATTGAGGAAAAAAgggtttaattttgcttttgcTCAGAGATTTGGATTTTCTCCTTCCACGGCTGAGACCTCAGTGTAGTATATGGTGATTAAAGTCTTTGGGACCTTCACCAGTTAATGTAGTAAGTCGCTGAGGTCAGGTTAAGAGCACTGAAACTGCCTGCATGAGCACCATGGAGCTCCATCAGGGAGATGTTTCTGTCCATACTGTCTCATGTGGTCTGTTTGAaaagcatttagaaacattgtgCAGAGGCAGGTGTGTGGTCACATGTTACAAAGGAAAGGTGAGCCTCCCTTCTTGGTGTTTCTACCTCCAAGTCCATCTCTGTAAAAATGTGCTGTATGTGCTTGTTTTGATGAGGCTTCCTGTGGCATCAATACAGAAAACGTCCTCTTTGCAGCGTGTGAGGAACATCTATGATTTTATTAGACCAGAGCATCACTCCCTCTGACCTCACCTGTCCTTTGGTTGCTATCATCTCCAGCCTTATTGCTTCATGTTGTCTTTGCTCTTTTCATTCCTTTATGTTCCCATCACTGCTGCTGACGGGCCTCATCTCTACAACCACATTCTATCACAGCTTCTTGCAGCTGTCTCTGGTTTCACATACAACCATCTTGGTGATGGTTTTACAGGAACTCACCTTTACACCTCTTTTTTCTCAGCCTGATTCTCTTTCCTGTAAAGGACATGTATGCTTCATGAGTGCCTTCATTTTCCATAAGTACCTCAGCTTTTGCTGTGCAGTCACTAAATAAACTGCAGGCTGAGAGTTTGTGCAGAGGTGAATTCCTCTGAGCTCCCTGAACTTTGACTGTGTGCAGCAGGGATTCACTGTCTAAATGCCTCTGAATATGATGTTTGTCCATCACAGTCATTCTTGTTCTGTGTTTTCTAACATGATCCAGGcactgtgaggggaaaaagGATGGAGGAGACTCTTTATGAAACATTAATCTTCCATCATAACTATCATTCCCACTGTCATCTTCAGTTCTctttaaatcagtttttttggacctgCAGAAGAAAAACTGTGATAATTAGATTTCTTTGTAAAGTAAGAAGATCCATTTTACTGCATACTTtgtgtttaaacatttgtcctgatccagccttcatttctttatgttttgcttccatggagccagactttctttcatttttattgaactttctttcatttttatttcactttctttcatttttaaagcaataattttctggactttctgcagtttgttgttctttggctgctttttcactctttcagtctcctccttgtacctgaccattttcagaggaagtgTTTGTTTAATAAGCAGCCTCATACTGACCTATGAACCATTAAGTTCTGGGATCTGTTTGGGAATATCCTGATAAGATAGGATTCATTTACTGAACTGTTGAGACCAAAATCATATTTTGGTTTCCACAAACAGTAACAGCCATGTTTTACAGTCAAGTGAGCAGAAAGTGAAAGGAAGTgaaggaagacctcagagaagatggatgcagtgaaggaggccatgcagagggttggtgtgacagagcagGATGTGGTATATAGATGAGCAGTCATTTGCTCATAACAGACTTAGTATAATAGTATCATCTGAGAATTTAATGACCTGGTTTCTGATCTGGTTCCCTCTGCATTCATCTGTGTACAAGGTGAAAAGGAGAGAACTCAGCGCTCCTCTGTGCTGCAATATTTGATTGATATTGTATTATTCACTTTGACTTGTTGTGATctacagtattttttaaaagagaTAAAAGCCATTTAATAATTAGAGGATTCATTTCTAACTTTAAGAGCTTCTGAACCAGCAGATGTGGACGAACAGTCTCAAATGCAGAACTAAAATCAGTAAATAAGATTTG
This window of the Archocentrus centrarchus isolate MPI-CPG fArcCen1 unplaced genomic scaffold, fArcCen1 scaffold_45_ctg1, whole genome shotgun sequence genome carries:
- the znhit1 gene encoding zinc finger HIT domain-containing protein 1; its protein translation is MVLEKKGSARAEAGQRRVLDEATRQRRLSRQLEALEKDNFQDDPLSSLPPPGPTARLPAFSETEEPEKKKRKTRGDHFKQRFRKNFTTLLEEENLSEKPEPNYLSAAAPPSSLPPRHFCCVCGFPSHYTCTTCGGRYCSSKCLCTHRETRCLKWTL